In Brevibacillus brevis NBRC 100599, a single genomic region encodes these proteins:
- the brnQ gene encoding branched-chain amino acid transport system II carrier protein: MSQKAPVSFVVTIGFMLFALFFGAGNLIFPPMLGQLAGTNVWIANAGFLVTGVGLPLLAITAFVFSGADDLRSLASRVHPVFGMVFTIVLYLAIGPFFAIPRSGNVSFDIGVKPFLSEQAGPAPLILFTILFFAIACFLSLNPMKIIHVVGKILTPIKLTFIGIIAITAIIYPIGALQAPQADYTSHVFFKGFQEGYLTLDALVAFVFGMIIVNAIKEKGITAKKRVLATCAKATMIAGLLLALFYTALSFMGASSVEKLGYLENGAQVLAKVSNYYFGSYGAILLGLMITVACLTTSVGLITACSTFFHSLFPKISYKKFAVILSVFSTLVANIGLTQLIKVSVPVLMTMYPIAISLLFLTFLHKAFNGRPEVYQGSLFFTFLISLFDGLKAAGVENSFVYHYFSQYLPLYDVGLGWLLPSIIGGVCGYMISVFRKNMYHVQKQKEA, from the coding sequence GTGTCACAGAAAGCGCCAGTTTCTTTTGTCGTTACGATCGGGTTCATGTTATTTGCTTTGTTTTTTGGAGCGGGTAATTTAATTTTTCCGCCAATGCTTGGGCAATTAGCCGGAACAAATGTATGGATAGCCAATGCAGGTTTTTTGGTTACAGGGGTTGGGTTGCCTTTACTAGCGATCACAGCCTTTGTTTTTTCGGGAGCAGACGACTTGCGCTCCTTGGCCAGTCGCGTGCACCCCGTATTCGGAATGGTATTCACGATTGTTTTGTATCTGGCAATCGGTCCGTTTTTTGCGATACCTAGATCCGGCAATGTATCGTTTGATATTGGGGTAAAGCCTTTTTTATCAGAACAGGCAGGTCCCGCACCCTTGATTCTGTTTACCATCCTGTTTTTTGCCATTGCGTGCTTCTTATCGCTCAATCCTATGAAAATTATCCATGTAGTCGGAAAAATCTTAACTCCGATTAAATTAACATTTATCGGAATTATTGCGATAACGGCTATTATCTATCCAATTGGAGCCCTTCAAGCCCCGCAAGCAGATTACACGTCCCATGTATTTTTCAAGGGCTTTCAAGAAGGGTATTTGACATTGGATGCGCTTGTAGCTTTTGTTTTTGGAATGATCATTGTGAATGCGATTAAAGAAAAAGGTATTACTGCCAAAAAACGAGTTTTGGCTACGTGCGCAAAAGCAACAATGATAGCCGGTTTACTCCTCGCCCTTTTTTATACCGCACTTTCCTTTATGGGTGCCTCTAGTGTAGAAAAGCTGGGCTACTTAGAAAATGGCGCTCAGGTTTTGGCGAAAGTCTCCAATTACTACTTTGGTTCTTACGGTGCCATTTTATTGGGATTAATGATTACAGTGGCGTGTTTGACGACAAGTGTAGGGCTTATTACAGCTTGCTCTACTTTTTTTCATTCGTTGTTTCCAAAGATCTCTTACAAAAAATTTGCGGTTATTTTGTCTGTTTTCAGTACACTCGTTGCTAATATTGGATTAACGCAACTCATTAAGGTCTCCGTTCCGGTCTTAATGACCATGTACCCGATTGCGATCTCGTTACTCTTCTTGACGTTTCTGCACAAAGCATTCAATGGCAGACCAGAAGTGTATCAAGGAAGTTTGTTTTTCACTTTTCTGATTAGTCTGTTTGATGGCTTGAAGGCTGCTGGAGTCGAAAATAGTTTTGTCTATCATTATTTTTCTCAGTACCTTCCACTGTATGACGTTGGTTTGGGCTGGCTGTTGCCTTCTATTATAGGTGGGGTATGCGGATACATGATCAGTGTATTCCGGAAGAATATGTACCACGTTCAAAAACAAAAGGAAGCATGA
- a CDS encoding sensor histidine kinase, with protein MFEYTRKKLTLMYSGMLALILLVVFFGSYWTLAAIIHRNEQTQLESIAEKTIHEWKESQTRMLLPRPPGEGGIPVKGRMDFDFLQPNQLCLIVSKGQQMLKQNPAHHSSLLSVFQQAIMQHPPEAGETMRIPLTVDGEKKIFMVYRPVFPNEDVQLYLAEDVSRMEQLLHEMRWVFFLIGILLLALAALIGYWFSGRAMIPINQSYKRQKDFTTDASHELRTPLSVILSSAEILKEKKESLPAFHQSVLLSMVDEIHRMRRLIDDLLTLARSDVEANQKLSFQPIALQRLIGEVADRMQIKAGAKEVTVINRAELDSVFLMGHSDSIRQLFYILLDNAVKYSEQGGKVEIEALLEGTNRVVCSVHDYGNGIPEEDLPYVFERFYRADKARSRNVEGTGLGLAIANQIVKMHKGQISVKSSKEQGTRFIVVLPVIQPRGDIRL; from the coding sequence GTGTTTGAGTATACGAGGAAAAAACTGACGCTCATGTACAGCGGCATGCTTGCGTTGATCCTCCTGGTGGTGTTCTTCGGATCGTATTGGACACTCGCTGCTATTATTCATCGCAATGAGCAGACGCAGTTGGAATCGATCGCGGAAAAAACCATTCACGAATGGAAGGAGTCACAGACGAGAATGCTGCTCCCCAGACCACCTGGAGAAGGAGGCATCCCAGTCAAAGGAAGAATGGACTTTGACTTTTTGCAGCCTAATCAGCTATGCCTGATCGTATCGAAAGGGCAACAGATGCTAAAGCAAAATCCTGCCCATCACAGTTCTCTTTTGTCTGTTTTTCAACAGGCGATCATGCAACATCCACCAGAAGCAGGGGAAACGATGCGCATTCCCTTGACAGTAGATGGGGAGAAGAAAATTTTTATGGTCTATCGTCCTGTTTTCCCAAATGAGGATGTGCAGCTATACCTCGCGGAGGACGTATCCCGAATGGAGCAGCTGCTGCACGAAATGAGATGGGTGTTCTTCCTGATTGGCATCCTTTTGCTTGCACTGGCTGCCCTGATTGGATACTGGTTTTCAGGGCGTGCGATGATACCAATCAATCAGTCCTATAAAAGACAAAAAGACTTTACTACGGATGCTTCGCACGAATTGCGTACACCGCTAAGTGTCATTTTGTCTTCGGCGGAAATTTTGAAGGAAAAGAAAGAATCACTGCCTGCTTTTCACCAGTCCGTACTGCTGAGCATGGTAGATGAGATACACCGGATGCGCAGGCTGATTGATGATCTACTAACATTGGCCCGAAGTGATGTGGAGGCAAATCAAAAGCTTTCTTTTCAGCCTATCGCTCTTCAAAGGCTAATTGGGGAAGTGGCGGATCGGATGCAGATCAAGGCAGGTGCTAAAGAAGTAACGGTAATAAACAGAGCCGAGCTCGATTCCGTCTTTCTGATGGGACACAGTGATTCCATCCGACAGCTGTTCTACATTTTGCTCGACAACGCAGTGAAGTACAGTGAACAGGGGGGCAAGGTAGAAATAGAAGCGCTATTAGAAGGGACGAACAGAGTGGTTTGCTCTGTCCATGACTACGGAAACGGAATCCCTGAAGAAGATTTGCCTTATGTATTCGAGCGGTTCTATCGTGCAGACAAGGCGCGTTCCCGTAACGTCGAAGGGACAGGGCTGGGACTTGCCATTGCCAATCAAATTGTGAAAATGCACAAAGGGCAGATCAGTGTCAAAAGCTCTAAGGAACAAGGAACCCGATTCATTGTTGTACTTCCTGTGATTCAACCAAGAGGTGATATTCGACTATGA
- a CDS encoding sensor domain-containing diguanylate cyclase produces the protein MPVLQKRASRPKRISLVTLLTGLVSLSVILTVTILLLSFYQSKKQALINTTLTLNHTSAIKMSHTLDALIKSMRSSLQYSASIFSNRNEMTADDVYSKLELIRRTNNYFNSVTVVDETGRVQSVSPGSIGTVGSYVKTETAKMALALKKPYISKPYVTSSTKRLIVLMSEPIFDKDGIYRGVIGGTIYLHEDNILNTIFGSNPTDELGSSFYIVGSDGHLLFHRDPNRIGEDISANPAVRKLIQGKNGYEQMVNLRGQTVLAAYVKVPENDWGVVVVSPISVVQEQVNRDIQSVLLYMLPSFLLLMLVVIVLARKIAKPFVSLANLVSKAGRQEVELSEGSQHWNREAELLSRAIRFALTNIKKKTEQLTHDARTDPLTGLTNRRTLEETMQKWMAEQIPFSIMMMDLDRFKAINDTYGHQAGDEVLRHFAKIISSSLRPEDVSCRFGGEEFVVLVSHTGLEEAYQVAERIRRALETRTNPIGQRLTVSQGIAHYPSHAVSPEGLLHVADEAMYKAKRAGRNQTMIAEEE, from the coding sequence ATGCCTGTCTTACAAAAAAGAGCAAGCCGCCCGAAAAGGATTAGCCTGGTGACACTTTTAACAGGACTAGTCTCTTTATCCGTTATCCTGACTGTCACCATCCTACTTCTCTCATTCTATCAATCCAAAAAACAGGCACTAATTAACACGACGCTGACCTTAAATCACACGAGTGCAATCAAAATGAGTCATACCCTAGACGCCTTGATTAAATCCATGCGCAGTAGCTTACAGTATTCGGCGAGCATCTTTTCCAATCGGAACGAGATGACTGCGGATGATGTATATTCCAAGCTTGAGTTGATCCGTCGTACAAACAACTATTTTAATTCGGTTACCGTGGTAGATGAAACGGGACGTGTTCAAAGTGTGTCTCCCGGATCTATTGGTACAGTAGGAAGCTATGTTAAAACGGAAACGGCGAAAATGGCATTAGCTTTAAAAAAGCCATACATTTCCAAACCTTACGTAACATCAAGTACGAAGCGACTCATTGTATTGATGAGCGAACCCATATTTGATAAAGACGGGATTTACCGGGGGGTTATCGGGGGAACGATTTATCTTCATGAAGATAACATTTTGAATACGATCTTTGGAAGTAATCCAACAGATGAACTAGGTTCCTCTTTTTACATCGTAGGTTCTGATGGTCATTTGTTGTTCCACCGTGATCCAAACCGGATCGGAGAGGATATCAGTGCCAATCCAGCCGTACGCAAGCTGATCCAAGGGAAAAATGGCTATGAACAGATGGTCAACTTGAGGGGACAGACAGTATTAGCTGCGTACGTAAAGGTTCCAGAGAATGACTGGGGTGTCGTTGTCGTGTCCCCTATCAGTGTTGTTCAAGAACAAGTAAATCGTGATATTCAATCCGTTTTGTTGTATATGTTGCCTTCCTTTTTATTATTAATGCTCGTTGTGATCGTGCTTGCGCGCAAAATAGCCAAACCCTTCGTATCTTTGGCCAATCTTGTGAGTAAGGCCGGGAGACAAGAGGTGGAACTCTCTGAGGGTAGCCAGCATTGGAATCGAGAGGCTGAGCTGTTATCTCGTGCTATTCGCTTTGCCTTAACCAATATCAAAAAGAAGACGGAGCAATTGACCCACGATGCTCGAACAGATCCATTGACAGGGCTAACGAACCGAAGAACACTCGAGGAAACCATGCAAAAATGGATGGCGGAGCAAATCCCCTTTTCTATTATGATGATGGACCTTGATCGATTTAAAGCCATTAATGACACATATGGCCATCAGGCTGGAGATGAGGTGTTGAGGCATTTTGCGAAAATCATTTCTTCCTCCCTTCGGCCTGAGGATGTCAGCTGTCGCTTTGGCGGTGAGGAATTTGTTGTCCTCGTTTCTCATACTGGTTTGGAGGAGGCCTATCAGGTAGCCGAACGAATACGTCGTGCCTTGGAAACACGGACAAACCCAATCGGGCAGCGACTAACCGTATCACAAGGCATTGCGCACTATCCTTCTCATGCTGTTTCTCCTGAAGGTCTGCTGCATGTAGCTGACGAGGCCATGTACAAGGCGAAGAGAGCGGGTAGGAACCAAACCATGATTGCGGAAGAGGAATAA
- a CDS encoding DUF6220 domain-containing protein produces the protein MFLFLAWVFFAFIIVQVSLAGLGLFVNGEHWGMHRTLAQYFALLPVGMLVLTFLGKLPVHLRWICLGLYLMIVAQFLTVIYSSHLGILSALHPVIALFLFWGSLTTVKHAHHLGGK, from the coding sequence ATGTTTCTTTTCCTCGCATGGGTGTTTTTTGCTTTCATTATTGTTCAGGTATCACTGGCAGGTCTTGGGCTATTCGTCAACGGAGAACATTGGGGAATGCATAGAACCTTGGCTCAATATTTTGCACTGCTTCCAGTCGGCATGTTGGTTCTCACTTTCCTTGGAAAGCTGCCCGTTCATCTTCGGTGGATTTGTCTCGGATTATACCTCATGATCGTTGCGCAGTTCCTTACCGTTATTTACTCCTCTCACTTAGGAATCCTCTCTGCGCTTCACCCGGTCATCGCCTTGTTTCTCTTCTGGGGATCTCTTACCACCGTAAAACATGCTCATCATTTAGGGGGGAAATAG
- a CDS encoding response regulator transcription factor translates to MHILLVEDDPKLGPLIRYKLSQEYHTVEWVADPELVMEYVQQTYYDLYILDWMMQKKSGLELCEEIRASNDQTPILMLTARDAIDDRVTGLNRGADDYLIKPFAFEELFARIHALTRRIPVSMHQEQTCEYAGITLDRLTHEVYREGQLLTLTKKEFQLLDFFLRHTEKVLTRDQIVNYVWGLDATITPNAVDAAIKLLRKKVDEGFSHKLIHNVRGVGYRLYVAGENESV, encoded by the coding sequence TTGCACATTTTGCTGGTAGAAGATGACCCAAAGCTGGGACCCTTGATTCGATACAAATTAAGTCAGGAGTATCATACGGTGGAATGGGTAGCGGACCCGGAGCTTGTGATGGAGTATGTACAACAGACCTACTATGATCTGTACATTCTGGACTGGATGATGCAGAAAAAAAGCGGGTTGGAGCTGTGTGAGGAGATACGGGCAAGCAACGATCAGACTCCTATCCTGATGCTGACCGCCCGAGATGCAATTGATGATCGAGTGACTGGGCTAAACAGAGGGGCAGATGATTATTTAATCAAGCCGTTTGCCTTTGAAGAGCTGTTCGCTAGAATTCATGCATTGACTAGGCGGATACCGGTTTCCATGCACCAGGAACAGACCTGCGAATATGCGGGGATTACGCTGGATCGGCTGACTCACGAGGTCTATCGAGAGGGTCAATTACTCACTTTGACCAAAAAGGAGTTCCAGCTGTTGGATTTTTTCCTCAGACATACAGAAAAGGTGCTCACTCGCGATCAAATTGTTAATTATGTCTGGGGGCTGGATGCGACGATTACCCCCAATGCTGTGGATGCTGCGATCAAGCTATTACGCAAAAAAGTTGACGAAGGGTTTTCGCACAAGTTGATTCACAACGTCAGGGGTGTCGGCTATCGCCTGTATGTAGCGGGGGAGAACGAAAGTGTTTGA
- a CDS encoding RDD family protein: MEQQPPSSSVPTEFSPLAQQEPPKNMGDLSKSYDRATIFFTRWGAHVLDYILLACFLTGFLSFGVSITKDVYSLYFFILAAIILCSYYVLLEGLTGYTIGKFTFRIIAVNAEGRPPGLWKSFIRSLIRLFETNVFLLGGLPAGISVLASDKKQRLGDLAANTYVVKVKDLNNVSKKQTTVLAIVFSIVAVLSIIGMIFGMIDIASRTPTEEIFYSKDKQFQISAPSDWSKDSSLHDEADIGISNRSREKYLLVLSESKQDVDSSLTLQEYAQVIEANLQEGVDNVSIDKQIRTVVDNQVAIQFNAKGEVDGIKVAYIVTLVETPTHFHQIMAWTEEKRFASLKQELQKVSASFREVK; encoded by the coding sequence TTGGAGCAACAACCACCATCATCATCGGTACCGACAGAGTTTTCTCCGCTTGCCCAGCAGGAACCACCCAAAAACATGGGAGATTTATCGAAATCGTACGACAGGGCGACGATTTTTTTTACGAGATGGGGAGCCCATGTTCTTGATTATATTCTTCTCGCTTGTTTTCTAACCGGCTTTCTCTCGTTTGGGGTTTCCATCACCAAAGACGTCTACAGTCTCTATTTTTTCATCTTAGCCGCAATTATCCTATGTTCCTATTATGTACTGTTAGAAGGACTTACCGGATATACGATCGGAAAATTTACTTTCCGCATCATTGCTGTTAATGCAGAAGGACGACCACCGGGGTTATGGAAATCATTTATCCGTTCCCTCATTCGTCTATTCGAAACAAACGTATTTCTTCTAGGCGGATTGCCAGCCGGTATCAGTGTGTTGGCTTCCGACAAAAAGCAACGGTTAGGCGACCTGGCAGCGAATACATACGTCGTGAAAGTGAAGGATCTGAACAACGTCAGCAAAAAGCAAACCACCGTACTCGCTATTGTCTTTTCCATCGTAGCCGTTTTATCCATCATTGGTATGATTTTTGGAATGATCGATATCGCATCAAGAACGCCTACCGAAGAAATTTTCTATAGCAAGGATAAACAGTTTCAAATATCGGCCCCTTCGGATTGGAGCAAGGATTCATCCCTTCACGATGAAGCTGATATAGGAATCTCCAATCGTAGTCGCGAAAAGTATTTATTGGTACTGTCAGAATCGAAACAGGATGTAGACAGTTCATTGACGCTTCAAGAATATGCCCAAGTCATTGAAGCAAACCTTCAAGAGGGAGTAGATAATGTATCCATTGATAAACAGATTCGTACTGTAGTCGACAACCAGGTGGCCATCCAATTCAATGCCAAAGGCGAAGTAGACGGCATTAAGGTCGCTTATATTGTGACATTAGTCGAAACGCCTACACATTTTCATCAAATCATGGCTTGGACAGAAGAAAAAAGATTTGCATCCCTCAAGCAAGAACTGCAAAAGGTCAGCGCAAGTTTTCGCGAGGTAAAATAG
- a CDS encoding S9 family peptidase, giving the protein MENVVTWEQYERAQRLHPANYYDAIFNAFVRPNWISGNQFWYIRELRLEKGTGRQYVIVDAEQNTSQPAFDHERLAVCLSCHAGKTYSAETLPLGELMFTESGSAFQFEMDGTVWKCDLQEYSCKPIDHFKKPTMDELPSPDGKWVAFIYDHNLYVRSLETGRRIRLTYDGKAYYDYGTQPECRLSTVAERLNGSKLPPVVIWSPDSKMLLTHRLDQRKVREMHLIQSVPKGEGVRPVLHSYRYPIVGDEHVPLAELVICNLETRTIVRIESEPLQACPVSPLTPGMQMAGWSSDSKQIYITRMSRDARSVDFSVADACTGEVCTLLREQSDTFLNQDLHNLGASNPNIRLLADGSFIWHSERDGWSHLYHCDGKTGAIRNPITSGPWTVRRLMAVDEQQGWVYITGGGLEEGRDPYYQHLYRVRLDGTGLSLLTPEDAEHDIVFSPTMKYFVDTFSRVDLPPVTVLRSVDGSLIRELEYADVEMLLEMGYQFPERITVKARDGVTDLYGVMLRPFPFDSSRKYPVVDYIYGGPQIINTPKAFALDPGRNHDPLGGGQSLAQLGFIVLILDGMGTPYRSKAFHDVSDRKLEEAGGLLDHMTAVRQLAERYPYVDIDRVGIWGSSGGGYASTRAILSFPDCYKVAVSACGNHDQRLYIAAWAERYQGLYDPVLYRDQDNARLAANLKGKLLLVSGDMDDNVHPSQTIRMADALVKADKDFDMLILPNRHHGFSMEPYFIRRKWDYFIRHLMRAEPPWGNQIANKKASDREPIEK; this is encoded by the coding sequence ATGGAGAATGTTGTCACATGGGAACAGTATGAGAGGGCACAACGCTTGCATCCCGCCAATTATTACGATGCAATATTCAATGCTTTTGTCAGGCCAAACTGGATCAGTGGGAATCAGTTCTGGTACATCCGTGAACTACGTCTGGAAAAGGGGACTGGCAGGCAATATGTGATCGTGGATGCTGAACAGAATACGAGTCAGCCAGCATTCGATCACGAACGATTAGCTGTCTGTTTGTCATGTCATGCAGGTAAAACGTATAGCGCAGAAACGTTGCCACTTGGGGAACTTATGTTTACTGAGAGTGGATCGGCATTCCAGTTTGAGATGGACGGTACGGTTTGGAAGTGTGATTTACAGGAATACAGCTGCAAGCCCATCGATCATTTTAAAAAGCCGACGATGGATGAACTGCCGTCTCCAGATGGAAAATGGGTGGCGTTCATATATGATCACAACTTGTATGTTCGATCACTCGAAACCGGAAGGCGTATCAGGCTTACCTATGACGGCAAGGCTTACTATGATTACGGAACCCAACCTGAATGTAGGCTCTCGACCGTAGCGGAGCGATTGAATGGCAGTAAGCTTCCTCCAGTGGTGATATGGTCACCCGATTCCAAGATGCTGCTGACCCATAGGCTTGACCAAAGAAAGGTGCGCGAGATGCATCTGATCCAATCTGTACCAAAAGGGGAAGGGGTCAGACCGGTACTGCACTCGTACCGTTATCCAATAGTTGGCGATGAACACGTACCATTGGCAGAGCTAGTAATCTGTAATCTGGAAACTCGAACCATAGTCCGAATTGAAAGCGAGCCATTACAGGCATGCCCAGTCTCACCCCTCACTCCGGGGATGCAAATGGCCGGATGGTCATCCGACAGTAAACAGATCTATATCACCCGGATGTCCCGTGATGCCCGTTCGGTCGATTTTTCCGTAGCGGATGCTTGCACTGGTGAGGTTTGCACGCTACTGCGGGAACAAAGCGATACGTTTTTGAACCAAGACCTGCATAATCTCGGAGCGTCTAATCCGAATATTCGATTATTGGCCGATGGCTCGTTCATCTGGCATTCAGAGCGTGATGGATGGAGCCACCTCTACCATTGCGATGGCAAAACGGGAGCGATTCGCAATCCGATCACATCGGGCCCCTGGACGGTACGTAGGCTGATGGCAGTGGACGAGCAGCAGGGATGGGTGTACATCACTGGAGGTGGGCTTGAGGAAGGACGCGATCCTTATTATCAACACCTGTACCGCGTTCGTCTGGATGGAACCGGTTTGTCGTTGTTAACACCTGAAGATGCAGAGCATGATATTGTGTTTTCTCCCACTATGAAGTATTTCGTCGATACGTTTTCGCGAGTTGATTTACCGCCAGTAACTGTTCTCCGCTCGGTAGATGGTAGCCTCATTCGAGAATTGGAGTACGCAGATGTGGAAATGCTGCTCGAGATGGGGTACCAATTTCCAGAAAGGATTACCGTCAAAGCACGAGACGGCGTGACCGATCTTTATGGGGTGATGCTGCGTCCATTCCCGTTTGATTCTTCCCGCAAGTATCCGGTTGTCGATTACATTTACGGGGGACCACAGATCATCAACACACCGAAAGCTTTCGCACTCGATCCAGGCCGAAACCATGACCCGCTGGGTGGTGGACAGTCATTAGCGCAGCTGGGCTTTATCGTATTGATCCTGGATGGAATGGGAACACCTTATCGTTCGAAAGCGTTCCATGACGTCTCAGACAGAAAGTTGGAGGAAGCAGGAGGCTTGCTTGACCATATGACAGCGGTAAGGCAATTGGCTGAGCGCTACCCGTATGTGGATATTGACCGGGTAGGCATCTGGGGCTCGTCAGGGGGAGGCTACGCTTCGACAAGGGCCATTCTCTCATTTCCTGACTGTTACAAGGTTGCTGTTTCCGCGTGTGGAAATCATGATCAACGGCTGTATATAGCAGCATGGGCAGAACGCTATCAAGGATTGTATGATCCGGTATTGTACAGAGATCAAGACAATGCTCGTCTGGCAGCGAATCTGAAAGGAAAGCTCTTGCTGGTGAGTGGCGATATGGATGATAATGTGCATCCTTCCCAAACGATTCGGATGGCGGATGCATTGGTTAAAGCGGATAAAGACTTTGACATGCTGATATTGCCCAACCGACATCACGGATTTTCTATGGAGCCGTACTTTATCCGCAGAAAATGGGATTATTTTATACGGCACTTGATGAGAGCCGAACCTCCATGGGGAAATCAAATAGCCAACAAAAAGGCCAGTGATAGAGAACCGATAGAGAAGTAG
- a CDS encoding ferric reductase: MTEWVLHMPTWELIRFFGLLSYFMLFSGVSLGICYSMPGWAPKTKGKLYKLHSAATVLGMFLGIFHAMLLVIDTFMPFSWAELLLPFSAEHSPLMNGLGTIAAFGMIAIILTTDLRNKLNKKVWRALHLCSYPTFVMALIHGMGVGSDTNVGWIFISYVLTFAILTILLIIRGFLGGKRSLAHFAGRR, encoded by the coding sequence ATGACCGAATGGGTTTTACACATGCCTACTTGGGAGCTGATCCGATTTTTCGGACTGCTGTCCTATTTCATGCTTTTTTCAGGAGTAAGCTTGGGAATTTGCTATAGCATGCCTGGATGGGCACCAAAAACAAAGGGGAAACTTTACAAACTACATTCAGCAGCCACTGTTTTGGGGATGTTTCTGGGAATTTTTCATGCGATGCTGCTTGTAATTGATACGTTCATGCCTTTTTCCTGGGCGGAATTGCTGTTGCCGTTTTCAGCGGAGCATTCACCGCTCATGAATGGACTGGGTACGATCGCTGCGTTTGGTATGATTGCCATTATTTTGACTACTGATCTGCGGAATAAGCTGAACAAGAAAGTATGGAGAGCGCTCCATCTGTGTTCCTATCCCACTTTTGTGATGGCTCTCATTCATGGGATGGGTGTTGGTTCGGATACGAATGTCGGATGGATATTTATTTCCTATGTTCTCACGTTTGCAATCTTGACGATTCTCTTGATCATCAGAGGCTTTTTAGGAGGGAAACGTAGCCTTGCACATTTTGCTGGTAGAAGATGA
- a CDS encoding 2OG-Fe(II) oxygenase, protein MIGHTTGKERTIFDQTGNRIKTEDREIRILAKYEEPLVVVLGNVLSDSECDELIEHSRERLQRSKIGEDRSVNSIRTSSGVFCEQTETITRIEKRISQIMNIPIEHGDGLQVLRYTPGQEYKPHYDFFAETSRASTNNRISTLVMYLNDVEQGGETVFPLLHLSVFPTKGMAVYFEYFYRNQEVNEFTLHAGAQVIHGEKWVATMWMRRQSFRVS, encoded by the coding sequence ATGATAGGGCACACGACTGGGAAAGAACGGACGATATTTGATCAGACTGGAAATAGGATCAAGACAGAAGATCGAGAGATTCGAATTCTTGCCAAGTATGAGGAACCGCTGGTTGTCGTGTTAGGAAATGTGCTTAGCGATAGCGAATGCGATGAGCTAATTGAACATTCCAGAGAACGATTGCAACGCTCAAAAATAGGCGAAGATCGTTCAGTCAATTCTATTCGAACGAGCAGCGGGGTGTTCTGCGAGCAGACGGAGACAATTACAAGGATCGAGAAGCGAATCTCTCAAATCATGAACATTCCGATTGAGCATGGAGATGGCTTACAAGTTCTACGATATACTCCTGGCCAAGAATATAAACCTCATTATGATTTCTTTGCAGAAACGAGTCGCGCAAGTACGAACAATCGCATTAGTACGCTCGTGATGTATTTGAATGATGTGGAACAAGGCGGAGAAACAGTGTTCCCTTTGCTTCATTTATCTGTTTTTCCCACTAAAGGCATGGCTGTCTACTTTGAATATTTTTATAGAAATCAAGAAGTAAACGAGTTCACTTTGCATGCAGGTGCACAAGTGATCCATGGAGAAAAGTGGGTTGCAACGATGTGGATGAGAAGACAAAGCTTTCGGGTCTCCTAG
- a CDS encoding DUF2306 domain-containing protein: MELPKIWWALFLVSLVVIVPFMAPYLTFDPANSRITIISGSLQYPLLVAHIVSAFIALLTGFFQFVDRIRLKNPRIHRFLGRVYVYSVFISGLLSLASIFYAENFMKATSFLILSLAWLFTCWKGYRTAINRQYEEHRKWMIRSFGMTLVAVSARLLVPVLLLLYFILHGFSLPHGMETVIGEVLNVNIWAGLILNFVIVEWVILKK; this comes from the coding sequence ATGGAACTCCCTAAAATTTGGTGGGCGTTATTTCTTGTATCTCTAGTGGTTATCGTTCCATTTATGGCTCCCTATTTAACATTCGATCCTGCAAACAGTCGCATCACGATTATTTCCGGTTCTCTTCAATATCCTTTATTAGTTGCTCATATCGTGTCTGCTTTCATTGCTCTTCTCACTGGTTTTTTCCAGTTTGTCGACCGAATTCGCTTGAAGAACCCAAGGATACATCGTTTTCTTGGAAGGGTTTATGTGTACAGTGTGTTTATCAGTGGACTACTCTCTTTAGCGAGTATCTTTTATGCAGAAAATTTCATGAAGGCAACAAGCTTCCTGATCTTATCCTTGGCTTGGCTATTCACTTGCTGGAAAGGGTACCGTACCGCCATCAACAGGCAATATGAGGAACACCGAAAATGGATGATTCGCAGTTTTGGAATGACATTAGTTGCCGTAAGTGCGCGTCTGTTGGTGCCAGTATTACTCCTTCTGTACTTTATTTTACACGGTTTTTCTCTTCCGCATGGTATGGAAACCGTTATTGGAGAGGTATTGAATGTAAACATTTGGGCTGGTCTCATTCTTAATTTTGTTATTGTGGAGTGGGTTATATTGAAGAAATAG